Genomic DNA from Thermopolyspora flexuosa:
GGCGCTGTGGCGCACCTACGACCACCTGGAGCAGCGCATCGCCCGGCTGGCCCAGGAGGAGGAGCTCGCCAAGATCCGGCCGGAGCTCAACGGCAACGAGATCCAGGAGATCCTCGGCATCAAGCCCGGCCCGCTGGTGGGCAAGGCCTACCGCTTCCTGCTCGACCTGCGGCTCGACCGCGGCGTGATCGGCAAGGAGGCGGCCCGCGAGGCCCTGCTCGCCTGGGCGCGGGAGAACGGCGTGCTCCCGGCGGACTCCGCCGAACCGGCGGCCGAGCCCGGCGAGCAGGCCGAGCCGACCGAACAGGACGATTCGTCCGCCCAGGCGGAACAGGCGTAGCCGCCCTGGTCAGGTGACCGGGCCCTCGGCGTGGGCGCGCGGGGTCCGGTCGCCCTTCGCCGGGCCGGCGGACGCCGTCACGACGCGGTAGGCGACCGCGGAGAGCAGGTAGCCGGCCGCGATCACGACGACCGCGAGGTGCGAGCGGCCGTCGGCGGGCAGGAACAGCGCGGACACCGCGGCCGCGGCCACGGTCATGCCGTTGAACAGCATGTCGTAGAGGGAGAAGACCCGGCCGAGGTAGGGGTCGTCGACGTCGCGCTGCACCACGGTGTCGGCGCAGATCTTCACCGACTGCCCGGCGAGCCCGAGCACGAAGCCCGCGACGAGGAAGCCCCATTCCGTGAACGGCAGGCAGAGCGCGAGCTCCAGGATCCCGGCGGCGGCGAGCGCGACGGTGACCCAGGTCCGGATGGCCATGCGCTCGGTCACCCACGGGGTGACGAACGCGGCGGCGAAGTAGCCGACGCCCGAGGTCGCCACCACCCCGCCGGCGTGCAGGAGCCCGGCCTCGGCGTCGCCGTCGGTGAAGTAGAAGCGGTAGAGCATCGCCGCCATCACCAGCGCGATGCCGTACCAGAACCGGTGCGCCGCCATGCTGCCGAGCGCGGCCGCCGCGGTGCGCCGCCGGGCCACGTGCCGGGCCCCGTCGACCAGCCCGCGCAGCACGTTCCGCACCGCCTCGCGCGCCTGCGGCCGGTTCGGGTCGTACGACGGGCCGAGCAGCGAGCGCTCCATCGTGCTCGCCACCAGCGCGCTCATGCCGAACACCACGCCGGACACCACGAGCAGCAGCGCGGTGCCGTTCGTCCCCGGCCCGAACAGCAGGCGCAGCAGGAACCCCGCCCCGGCGCCGAGGAACGTCGCCACCGTGCCCGAGGTGGGGGTGACCGAGTTCGCCATCATCAGCCGATCCGCGGGCACCACGTGCGGCAGCGAGGCCCCGAGCGCGGCGAGGAAGAACCGGTTGACGCCGAGCACGGCGAGCGCGACCGCGTAGAAGTACCCGTCCGGCGCCCCGGCCGCGAGCAGGGCCGCGGCGAGCGCGAGCAGCGCCCCGCGGACGAGGGGGCCGATCACCAGGATCTGCCGCCGTGGCCAGCGGTCGATGAAGACGCCGACGAACGGCCCGAGGATCGAGTACGGCAGCAGCAGCACCGCGAACGCCGCCGCGGCCTCGGCCGCGCTGGTCTGGTTCTCCGGGGTGAAGAACGCGTACCCGTAGACCGCGAACTGGAAGATGCCGTCGGAGAACTGGGAGACCAGGCGGGTGCCGAACAGGCGTCTGAAGTCCCGACCTCGCAGGACGACACGCAGATCGGAGACGAAGGACACGCGCACAGCCTAGTGGCCCCCGGTACCCGCCCGGGCACAACGCGCTCGACGCGGTCTCGTGACGGCCTACCCTCGAGGTGTGATGACCGAGGAACGGGTCGTGCTCGTCGACGCCGCGGGACAGGCGGTCGGCAGCGCGCCGAAGAGCGCCGTGCACGGGCCGCGGACGCCGCTGCACCTGGCCTTCTCGTGCTACGTGTTCGACGACGACGGCCGGGTGCTGCTGAGCCGCCGTGCGCACCACAAGATCACATGGCCCGGGGTGTGGACGAACAGCTGCTGCGGCCACCCCCTGCCGGGCGAGCCGGTGGCGGCCGCGGTCGCCCGGCGGCTCGCGTTCGAGCTGGGGCTCGAGGCGAGGTCGCTCGACCTGCTGCTGCCCACCTTCTCGTACCGGGCGACGATGGAGAACGGCACCGTCGAGCACGAGCTGTGCCCGGTCTACCGGGCGGTCACCTCGGGCACGCCGCGGCCGAACCCCGCGGAGGTCGCGGACGTGCGGTGGCTGCCCTGGGCGGAGTTCGCGGCCGCGGTGCGCACCGGCGTGCTCGCCCCGCCCGCGGACGGGACCGGGCCCGCCCCCGAGGCGGCGCCGGTCTCCCCGTGGTGCCGGCGCCAGGTGCCGCTGCTCGACCGGCTCGGGCCGGACCCGCTCGCCTGGCCGGTCGCGGACGAGTCCGCGCTGCCGCCCGCGGCCCGGGCCGGCCTCGGCTGAACCGCCGCAGGCGCCCGCGGCGGCCGTGCCGTACCGGCACGCGAAAGGGCCCCGGCCGCGCGCGGCCGCGCGACCGGGGCACGGGCTTGGTCACGGCGGCCGGGCTCACCGGCGCGCCGGGACGCGGAAGGTCAGCGCTCGACCTCGCCGCGGATGAACTTCTCCACGGCCTCGAGGGCCTCGTCGTCGGAGTACTGGATCGGCGGCGACTTCATGAAGTACGCGGAGGCGGACAGCAGCGGGCCGCCGATGCCGCGGTCCTTGGCGATCTTCGCCGCGCGGATGGCGTCGATGATGACGCCCGCCGAGTTCGGCGAGTCCCACACCTCGAGCTTGTACTCCAGGTTGAGCGGCACGTCGCCGAACGCGCGGCCCTCCAGGCGCACGTAGGCCCACTTGCGGTCGTCGAGCCACGGCACGTGGTCGGACGGGCCGATGTGCACGTCCGCCTTCTTCATCTCGTGCGGGATCTGCGAGGTGACCGACTGGGTCTTGGAGATCTTCTTCGACTGGAGCCGCGAGCGCTCCAGCATGTTCATGAAGTCCATGTTGCCGCCGAAGTTGAGCTGGTACGTGCGCAGCAGCTCAACGCCGCGGTCCTCGAAGAGCTTGGCCAGCACGCGGTGCGTGATCGTGGCGCCGACCTGGGACTTGATGTCGTCGCCCACGATCGGCACGCCGGCCTTGGTGAACTTGTCGGCCCACTCCGGGTCGGAGGCGATGAACACCGGCAGCGCGTTCACGAACGCCACACCGGCGTCGAGGGCGCACTGGGCGTAGAACCGGGTCGCCTCCTCCGAGCCGACGGGCAGGTAGCAGACGAGCACGTCGGTCCGCGTCTCCTTGAGCACCTTGACGACGTCGACCGGGTCCTCGTCCGATTCGTCGATGACCTGGCGGTAGTACTCGCCGAGGCCGTCATAGGTGTGGCCGCGCTGCACCGGCACCCCCAGCGGGGGCACGTCACAGATCTTGATGGTGTTGTTCTCCGAGGCGACGATGGCCTCGGAGAGGTCACGACCGACCTTCTTGGCGTCCACGTCGAACGCGGCGACGAACTCGACGTCGCCCACGTGGTAGTCGCCGAACCGCACGTGCATCAGGCCCGGTACCCGGGTGCCCGGGTCGGCGTCCTTGTAGTAATGCACGCCCTGCACCAGCGACGCGGCACAGTTGCCGACGCCGACGATGGCTACGCGCACCGAACCCATCGCACTCGCTCCTTAATGGTCATCGTGTCAATCGGAATTGGGTGCCTCTGCACCATCTGGTGGTGACGGGAGTCCCTGCCGATCACTGGGCCGCTCCTCGGCCCGCCGATCCCGCCCGTCCCGGGTGCCGGCCTCCTCGGAGGTGTGCGCGGCGTCGTCCTTGCGCTCGGCGCCCTGCTGCCGCTCGGTCGCGATGAGTTCGTTCAGCCAGCGCACCTCGCGCTCAACGGACTCCAGACCGTGCCGGTGCAGTTCGAGCGTGTAGCTGTCGAGGCGCTCACGGGTCCGGGCGAGAGCCGTGCGGACGCTGTGCAGACGTTCCTCGAGGCGGCTGCGGCGGCCCTCCAGGATGCGCAGCCGTACCTCGGCCTCGGTGTGGCGGAAGAAGGCGAAGCGAACGCCGAAGCCCTCGTCCTCCCAGGCCGACGGGCCGGACTGGGTGAGCAGCTCGTGCAGGCGTTCCTTCCCCTCCGCGGTCAGCTTGTAGACGATCTTCGAGCGGCGGCCGGTGAGTGGCGGGGCGTCGGCCGGGCGCTCCTCGGCGATCAGCCCTTTGGCGAGGAGCTGCCGTAGGCACGGATAGAGCGACCCATAAGAGAAGGCACGGAACATACCGAGCAGCGCGTTCAGACGTTTACGCAGCTCATAGCCGTGCAGGGGGGTCTCGTGCAGGCACCCGAGCACGGCCAGCTCCAGCACCTCGCTTCGCGCGCCGGCCACTGGAACCACCTCCCGCCTCGTGCTCGGCCTATCCTCCCGATGTATCGCCCTGATACATCACGAGGATACGTCGGGCCGACATATCGCGCAATCATGGTTTAGGGCAGGGCGCGGGGCGCACACGGGGTTCCGAGATCACTTCTTTGCCCGGCGGAGCGCGGGAAGAACGTGACGTACGACACTCGGGAGCACCTTTCGGTCATTTCCGTCGTGGCGGGTGCCCCGTGATCACCGATCGCGTCCGGAGCGCTACGGTACGGCTCACCTGCGGCCTTGCGACGGCGGGACGGCCTGCGAATCCCCTGAATTCCCCGGCCTGCGGTCCCGGCGTCTGCCAATGTTGTTCTCGGCACAACTGACGTTCTCATCCATCCTCGGCGGGGGCGGGCCCGCCGGGCCGCGACGGAGCGGGCCGGAGGACCGGGCCCGAGGCGGAGGATCGCGGAGGATCCTTTCCTGTCTCACAGGCCCGGTTTGTCGGGGTACGCTCTCGCCCTGCCGAGTGATGTGGTGACCGCAGACCGCCAAGGACCGAACGAGGACCCGTGAGTTACAACAGCTACGGCCCCGAGCCGAGCGGGCGCCCCGGCCACGTCGAGGGGCGGCCCGGTGCGTCGGCACCTGCGGGGCGGCGCCGTCGCCCGCCCCAGGGATCCACGACGAGCCAGCCGTACGGCGGTGAGCAGCCGATGTACCCCCGCACCGCCGGTCCGGCGCCGCGCCAGGCAGGCCCCGCCGGGGGCCGTGCCGTCACGGGTTCGCCCGGCGCGCCGCGGCCGCAGCAGCAGCGGCGGCCCGAGGCGGCCTACGAGGACACCCAGGCGATGGCCGCGGTCCCCGACTCCGGACCGGTGCGCGGCGGCGCGCCTGGCCGCGCCCCCCAGGCGCCGCCGCCGGGCCGCGCGCCCATGGCGGGCGCCCCGGCGGGCCGCAGGGCTGCCCCCGGCGCACCGGCGGCGGACCCCGGCGCCCAGGCGACCCAGGTGATGCGGCACGGGGCGGGCGGCAGGCCCGGCCCGGCGGCGGACCCCGGCGCCCAGGCGACCCAGGTGATGCGGCACGGGGCGGGCGGCAGGCCCGGCCCGGCGGCCGACCCGGGCGCCCAGGCCACGCAGGTGATGCGGCACGGCGCCGAGGGGCGGACCGTTCCGGGGCGGCGGCGCGCCAACGCGATGGACGGCCCAGGCGGCCCGCACGGACCGGACGGCCCGGGCCGGGGCCGCGGCGGCCGGGGCGGCGGCGGTGGCGGGTTCGGCGGTGACGACGGGTTCGACGACGAGCTCGACGACGAGCCGCGCCGTACCGGCTGGCGCCGGTTCATTCCGAGCTGGAAGATCGTGCTCGCCTCGATCGCGGTGCTCGTCGCCGGCGTGTTCGGCATGGTCGCGGTCGCCTACGCCAACACGCCGCTCCCGGTGGTGAAGCAGGAGCAGGCGCTCGCGCAGGGCTCGATCATCTACTACCGGGACGGCAAGACCGAGATCGCGCGGCTCGGCCGTAAGCGGGAGATCGTGCCGATCAGCAAGGTCCCGCTGCACGTGCAGGACGCGGTGATCTCCGCGGAGAACCGGTCCTTCCGCACCGACGCCGGCATCGACCTCAAGGGCATCGCCCGGTCGGTGTGGATGACGGTCACCGGCCAGCAGATCCAGGGTGCGTCGACCATCACCCAGCAGATGGTCCGCAACTACTACGACGGCCTCAGCCAGGAGCGGTCGGTGACCCGGAAGATCAAGGAGATCTTCGTCGCGATCCGCGCCGACCGCGAGATGACGAAGGACGAGATCCTTCAGAACTACCTCAACACCATCTACTTCGGCCGCGGCGCGTACGGCATCCAGGCCGCCGCCCAGGCCTTCTTCAAGAAGGACGTCAGCAAGCTCACCGTCGCCGAGGGCGCGTACCTCGCGGGCCGCATCCAGAACCCCGACCGGTTCGACCGCGCCGAGCAGTCGGGCAACTGGGCGCCGACCAAGGAGCGGTTCGAGTACGTCATCAAGGGGATGGCGACGGACGTCGACCCGCAGAAGTACGGCAACCTGCTCAACACGGCGAAGTTCCCGAAGATCGCGAAGAAGGACGACACCGAGATCTACCGCGGCATCCGCGGCTACATGATCGACATCGTCAAGCGGGAGCTGAAGGAGCGCGCCTCGATCTCCGAGGAGGACCTGCACACCGGCGGCTACCGCATCGTCACCACCTTCGACCGGCGGCTGATGAAGGCGGCGAAGGAGGCCGTCGAGAAGAACCTCAAGCCGCTCGGCGACAAGTACGTGCGCGCGATCATGGCCGCGGTCGACCCGAACAACGGCCGCGTGATCGCCTTCTACAGCGGCCGGGACTACCTGAACAAGCGGTACGGCTTCGTCAACAACGCCTTCGACGCGCAGAAGCAGGCGGCCTCGGCGTTCAAGCCGTACGTGCTCGCCGCCTGGCTCGAGGCGGGCTACAGCGTGCGCAGCTACGTGTCCGGCAAGGGCCCGGTGGAGCTCCCCGGCACCCGGCCGATCAAGAACTCGCACGACGTCGGCCCGGCGGTCCGCATCGACAAGGCCACCGCCGAGTCGGTGAACACCGCGTTCGCCACGATGGCCCAGGAGGTCGGCCTCGACGCGGTGATCAAGATCGCCGAGCAGGCGGGCCTCAGCCGGAAGAACCTCGAGCAGGCCCGCCGGGACCACTCCTACGCGCTGTCCATCGGCTCGAACCTCGTCACGCCGGTGCAGCAGGCGGGCGGCTACAGCATGTTCGTCAACGGCGGCAAGCACTACGCCCCGCACGTGGTCATCTCGGTGAAGACGGTCGACGGCAAGGTCGCCTACAAGGAGAACATCCCGGCGACCCAGGTGATCAGCCCGGACACCGCCGCCGACGTGACGTACGCGCTGAAGGAGGTCGTCAAGTCCGGCACCGCCCGGGGCCTGACCGTGCCGGGGCACGAGATCGCGGGCAAGACCGGTACCAACGACGACAGCAAGGAGGCCTGGTTCGTCGGGTACAGCGCCCACGTCTCCGCCGCGGTCGGCATGTACAAGGAGGTGCCGCAGACCGACCCGAAGACCGGCAAGGTGCTCCGCGACGCCAACGGCGTCCCGCTGCCGAAGGAGGTGCCGCTGCCCGGCGGCATCGCCGGTGGCGGCACGCCGTCCCACATCTGGCGGGACTTCATGATCGCGGCGATGGCGAACAAGGAGCCCAAGCCGCTGCCCACGGCCGTGTTCGCGGGCGAGGAGCACAACCTGGTGGCGAAGCCCGAGCCGAAGCCGACCCCCGATCCGGAGGACCCGTTCGGCGACCCCGGCGGCACGGAGTGCCTCCCCGGCGACTTCGGCTGCACCGGCGGTGGCGGCGGCAACGGTGGCTTCGGCGGCGACGACGGCTTCGGCGACCCCGGCTTCGGCAACGACAACTTCGGCGACCAGCCGGGATCGCCGGAGGACGGTACGTTGATGGACGGCGGCCTGCTCAACAACGCCGGTCCGGCGGGGCACGAGGCACGGCCGGCCGGCGAAGGGTGACGGGCGGGAACGCGCCCCGCGGCGGGTGGCCGCCGCGGGCCGAGAGCCACCGGGGAGGCCGGGCATGAGCGAGACGGAGCGGGGGACGTCGACCGTGCGGTCCGACGGCCCCCGGCCGGCCGTTCCGTGGTCGCGGCGGCTCGCGCCGTACCTGCCGTTCGGCATCTTCGCCGTGCTCGGCGCGCTGCTCGCGTACCTGTGGAAGGCGCCGTGCCGGTACGGCGGGGCGTGGAACGACAACGCCGGGCAGTTCCTCAACTTCTGCTACACGGACATCTATCCGCTGTGGTGGAACGAGCGGCTCGCCGAGGGCGCCGTGCCGTACTTCGGCCACCCGGTCGAGTACCCGGTGGGCATCGGCTTCGTGATGGAGCTCGGCCGCCGGATCGTCGGCCTGCTGCACACCCCGACGGCCGCCGACCCGGCCGGCGGCGTGCTGTTCTACGACGTCACCGCGTTCCTCATGGCGGTCTGCCTGCTGGCGGGCGTGCTGCTCACCGCGGCGCTCGCCGGGCCGGGGCGGCGGAGCGACGCGCTGTGGTTCGCGCTCGCGCCCGGCGTGATCCTCACCGCGTACATCAACTGGGACCTGCTGTGCGGCGCGCTCACCCTCGGCGGCCTGTTCGCCTGGTCGCGCCGCCGCCCGCTGCTCG
This window encodes:
- a CDS encoding MFS transporter, which codes for MSFVSDLRVVLRGRDFRRLFGTRLVSQFSDGIFQFAVYGYAFFTPENQTSAAEAAAAFAVLLLPYSILGPFVGVFIDRWPRRQILVIGPLVRGALLALAAALLAAGAPDGYFYAVALAVLGVNRFFLAALGASLPHVVPADRLMMANSVTPTSGTVATFLGAGAGFLLRLLFGPGTNGTALLLVVSGVVFGMSALVASTMERSLLGPSYDPNRPQAREAVRNVLRGLVDGARHVARRRTAAAALGSMAAHRFWYGIALVMAAMLYRFYFTDGDAEAGLLHAGGVVATSGVGYFAAAFVTPWVTERMAIRTWVTVALAAAGILELALCLPFTEWGFLVAGFVLGLAGQSVKICADTVVQRDVDDPYLGRVFSLYDMLFNGMTVAAAAVSALFLPADGRSHLAVVVIAAGYLLSAVAYRVVTASAGPAKGDRTPRAHAEGPVT
- the idi gene encoding isopentenyl-diphosphate Delta-isomerase, which translates into the protein MTEERVVLVDAAGQAVGSAPKSAVHGPRTPLHLAFSCYVFDDDGRVLLSRRAHHKITWPGVWTNSCCGHPLPGEPVAAAVARRLAFELGLEARSLDLLLPTFSYRATMENGTVEHELCPVYRAVTSGTPRPNPAEVADVRWLPWAEFAAAVRTGVLAPPADGTGPAPEAAPVSPWCRRQVPLLDRLGPDPLAWPVADESALPPAARAGLG
- a CDS encoding inositol-3-phosphate synthase, with amino-acid sequence MGSVRVAIVGVGNCAASLVQGVHYYKDADPGTRVPGLMHVRFGDYHVGDVEFVAAFDVDAKKVGRDLSEAIVASENNTIKICDVPPLGVPVQRGHTYDGLGEYYRQVIDESDEDPVDVVKVLKETRTDVLVCYLPVGSEEATRFYAQCALDAGVAFVNALPVFIASDPEWADKFTKAGVPIVGDDIKSQVGATITHRVLAKLFEDRGVELLRTYQLNFGGNMDFMNMLERSRLQSKKISKTQSVTSQIPHEMKKADVHIGPSDHVPWLDDRKWAYVRLEGRAFGDVPLNLEYKLEVWDSPNSAGVIIDAIRAAKIAKDRGIGGPLLSASAYFMKSPPIQYSDDEALEAVEKFIRGEVER
- a CDS encoding PadR family transcriptional regulator codes for the protein MAGARSEVLELAVLGCLHETPLHGYELRKRLNALLGMFRAFSYGSLYPCLRQLLAKGLIAEERPADAPPLTGRRSKIVYKLTAEGKERLHELLTQSGPSAWEDEGFGVRFAFFRHTEAEVRLRILEGRRSRLEERLHSVRTALARTRERLDSYTLELHRHGLESVEREVRWLNELIATERQQGAERKDDAAHTSEEAGTRDGRDRRAEERPSDRQGLPSPPDGAEAPNSD
- a CDS encoding transglycosylase domain-containing protein — protein: MSYNSYGPEPSGRPGHVEGRPGASAPAGRRRRPPQGSTTSQPYGGEQPMYPRTAGPAPRQAGPAGGRAVTGSPGAPRPQQQRRPEAAYEDTQAMAAVPDSGPVRGGAPGRAPQAPPPGRAPMAGAPAGRRAAPGAPAADPGAQATQVMRHGAGGRPGPAADPGAQATQVMRHGAGGRPGPAADPGAQATQVMRHGAEGRTVPGRRRANAMDGPGGPHGPDGPGRGRGGRGGGGGGFGGDDGFDDELDDEPRRTGWRRFIPSWKIVLASIAVLVAGVFGMVAVAYANTPLPVVKQEQALAQGSIIYYRDGKTEIARLGRKREIVPISKVPLHVQDAVISAENRSFRTDAGIDLKGIARSVWMTVTGQQIQGASTITQQMVRNYYDGLSQERSVTRKIKEIFVAIRADREMTKDEILQNYLNTIYFGRGAYGIQAAAQAFFKKDVSKLTVAEGAYLAGRIQNPDRFDRAEQSGNWAPTKERFEYVIKGMATDVDPQKYGNLLNTAKFPKIAKKDDTEIYRGIRGYMIDIVKRELKERASISEEDLHTGGYRIVTTFDRRLMKAAKEAVEKNLKPLGDKYVRAIMAAVDPNNGRVIAFYSGRDYLNKRYGFVNNAFDAQKQAASAFKPYVLAAWLEAGYSVRSYVSGKGPVELPGTRPIKNSHDVGPAVRIDKATAESVNTAFATMAQEVGLDAVIKIAEQAGLSRKNLEQARRDHSYALSIGSNLVTPVQQAGGYSMFVNGGKHYAPHVVISVKTVDGKVAYKENIPATQVISPDTAADVTYALKEVVKSGTARGLTVPGHEIAGKTGTNDDSKEAWFVGYSAHVSAAVGMYKEVPQTDPKTGKVLRDANGVPLPKEVPLPGGIAGGGTPSHIWRDFMIAAMANKEPKPLPTAVFAGEEHNLVAKPEPKPTPDPEDPFGDPGGTECLPGDFGCTGGGGGNGGFGGDDGFGDPGFGNDNFGDQPGSPEDGTLMDGGLLNNAGPAGHEARPAGEG